From Homalodisca vitripennis isolate AUS2020 chromosome 1, UT_GWSS_2.1, whole genome shotgun sequence, the proteins below share one genomic window:
- the LOC124371570 gene encoding clotting factor C-like, whose amino-acid sequence MCARISAGVLFLVLLQAQIFLYAVASLDHKTIAEYTRSRRETPSGGCQLPEHPQNGVYTSPQCLSGDETSECRNLPGTTVPNYWILKYSCGPNYSLSSEVEFSICNNGTWQNPLHCLRNSISTTKCGLSTSPSTLIPLIVNGSTTHQGEYPWVAGLYKKRDEKWELLCAGTLISPHIVVTAAHCVVDEISNNGVIAPDNIKIGLGKYYRDFDKEEASSVISDVREIVVPQHFIGRAAYYALDIAILDLKKRVPVTAFVMPACVHWNSLNANFFGSTGNVAGWGVTENETISDVLLSAELTPTEFSACINQLRPAFRRLLTHDKFCAASKDGGQINRLDSGVGLTYLENGQHFLAGLASTKIVGEAVQSLFTNIQNQEVHAWLEEQKTRLERLHKEDEI is encoded by the exons ATGTGTGCTAGAATATCTGCTGGTGTTCTTTTCCTTGTCCTACTACAAG ctcaaatatttttatacgctGTTGCCAGTTTAGACCATAAAACGATTGCTGAATATACAAGAAGTCGAAGGGAAACGCC ATCCGGCGGATGTCAGCTGCCAGAACATCCGCAGAACGGAGTGTATACCTCACCCCAATGCCTGTCCGGAGATGAAACGTCCGAGTGTCGCAACCTGCCCGGGACAACTGTCCCCAACTACTGGATTCTTAAGTACTCGTGCGGTCCTAACTATAGTCTTAGCTCTGAAGTGGAGTTTTCTATCTGCAACAACGGCACTTGGCAGAACCCATTGCATTGTCTCCGCAATTCTATCAGCACTACGA AATGTGGCTTATCAACTAGTCCATCTACGTTGATTCCTTTAATTGTGAATGGCTCGACAACTCACCAAGGAGAGTACCCCTGGGTGGCCGGGCTGTACAAAAAGAGAGACGAGAAGTGGGAACTGTTGTGTGCTGGGACTCTCATCTCTCCACATATTGTGGTTACAG CTGCTCATTGTGTTGTGGATGAAATCAGTAATAATGGTGTTATTGCACCGGACAACATCAAGATTGGGCTGGGGAAATACTATAGAGATTTCGACAAAGAGGAAGCTTCTTCTGTGATCTCTGAC GTGCGAGAGATCGTGGTGCCTCAACACTTCATAGGGAGGGCCGCATACTATGCTCTGGACATCGCCATTCTCGACCTGAAAAAGAGAGTTCCTGTCACGGCCTTTGTTATGCCCGCTTGTGTACACTGGAATTCACTGAATGCAAATTTCTTCGGATCCACTGGAAAT GTTGCTGGCTGGGGTGTTACGGAAAATGAAACAATAAGTGATGTACTCTTATCTGCTGAACTGACCCCAACTGAGTTTTCAGCCTGTATAAATCAACTACGACCTGCCTTCCGAAGATTACTGACACACGACAAGTTTTGTGCTGCCAGTAAAGATG GTGGACAGATAAACAGGCTGGACAGCGGAGTGGGATTGACATACCTGGAAAATGGACAACACTTTTTGGCAGGGCTTGCAAGCACTAAAATAGTTGGAGAAGCAGTTCAATCATTATTTACTAATATCCAAAACCAAGAAGTACATGCTTGGCTGGAGGAACAAAAAACTCGCTTGGAACGACTGCACAAAGAAGAtgagatttaa